One genomic segment of Bifidobacterium breve DSM 20213 = JCM 1192 includes these proteins:
- the istB gene encoding IS21-like element helper ATPase IstB — translation MNQKNGRTDPGPLRERARSLFISQATIDETLEWATPRQLDAIDRMLATEPANREASKRARLMRQARFPVPKSLDGYDFANVRLPDGYTKEQLTGLDFAAKAQDLVFYGKTGRGKTHLATALGMLAIEQGRSVRFRQTAELVLQPGKAKRDGALDSLLGDLARADLIILDEFGYVPFDIDGARLLYRIIAGSYERRSIIFTTNIEFSKWGTIFADDKLAAAIIDRIVHHGRLIEFTGPSRRVSQALMFGKTDNQ, via the coding sequence GTGAACCAGAAGAACGGACGGACCGACCCCGGCCCGCTGCGCGAGCGGGCGAGGAGCCTGTTCATCTCGCAGGCCACCATCGACGAAACGCTCGAATGGGCCACGCCCCGCCAACTGGACGCCATCGACCGCATGCTCGCCACGGAACCGGCCAACAGGGAGGCCTCCAAACGGGCAAGGCTCATGCGCCAGGCCCGGTTCCCGGTGCCCAAAAGCCTCGACGGCTACGACTTCGCGAACGTGCGCCTGCCCGACGGATACACCAAGGAGCAGCTGACCGGCCTCGATTTCGCGGCCAAGGCGCAGGACCTCGTGTTCTACGGCAAGACGGGACGCGGAAAGACCCACCTGGCCACCGCCCTGGGCATGCTCGCCATCGAGCAAGGCAGGAGCGTGAGGTTCCGGCAGACCGCGGAGCTCGTGCTCCAGCCCGGCAAGGCCAAACGCGACGGCGCCCTCGACAGCCTGCTCGGGGACCTCGCCCGTGCCGACCTGATCATCCTCGACGAGTTCGGCTACGTGCCCTTCGACATCGACGGGGCCCGTCTCCTCTACCGGATCATCGCCGGCAGCTACGAACGTCGCAGCATCATCTTCACCACGAACATCGAGTTCAGCAAATGGGGGACGATCTTCGCCGACGACAAACTCGCCGCCGCGATCATCGACCGCATCGTCCACCACGGACGCCTCATCGAATTCACCGGCCCCAGCCGACGCGTCAGCCAAGCCCTCATGTTCGGCAAGACGGACAACCAGTAA
- the gcvH gene encoding glycine cleavage system protein GcvH yields the protein MSDETEQPLNLDIPEHLEYSDEHVWVDRSDDLAIIGITEYAADQLGELVFVDLPEPGTRVEAGDEIVELESSKAVQPLISPVAGTVKYVNRDVADDPSVVNGDPYGEGWILKVELDDDEPELLTAEEYAKIIR from the coding sequence ATGAGTGATGAAACCGAACAGCCGCTGAACCTCGATATTCCCGAGCATCTTGAGTACTCCGACGAACACGTATGGGTGGATCGTTCGGACGATCTTGCCATCATCGGCATCACCGAATACGCCGCCGACCAACTGGGTGAGCTCGTGTTTGTGGATCTGCCTGAGCCGGGCACCCGCGTAGAGGCCGGCGACGAAATCGTGGAGCTTGAATCCTCGAAGGCCGTCCAGCCGCTGATCAGCCCGGTGGCCGGTACCGTGAAATACGTGAATCGCGACGTGGCGGACGACCCGTCCGTGGTGAATGGCGATCCCTATGGCGAAGGTTGGATTCTCAAGGTTGAGCTCGACGATGATGAGCCCGAGCTGCTGACCGCCGAGGAATATGCCAAGATTATACGGTAG
- a CDS encoding aggregation-promoting factor C-terminal-like domain-containing protein has product MSKHAERTSFVKTLSRGQWAKIAAAVAAVGLIATAGVISRDLYQSSTATPSITPTSFSATDGAASRSASRGALKSTTYVTVKVNGKSRVVLGEKASMTTVKDVLETGDIVLDPEDSVTPSLDSKVSESTVISINRANTTVETTDTEIAFNEVRKETSSLPKGQEEVETEGEKGVLETTSLVTRSGDQVVSSNVFTSWVKKAPVDKVILVGTATVSSPSAASLGTTTPAGEIQSWAHDYLISNGYSEADFTAANFIISHESGWSPTATNPSSGAYGLPQALPGSKMASAGADWQTNYQTQFKWFVNYCNGRYGSISGAYAYWQKHKSY; this is encoded by the coding sequence ATGTCGAAGCACGCTGAGCGGACCTCATTCGTCAAAACCCTGTCTCGGGGCCAATGGGCGAAGATCGCGGCGGCCGTGGCTGCAGTGGGTCTCATTGCCACTGCAGGCGTTATATCTCGCGACCTCTATCAGTCGAGCACCGCTACACCTTCCATCACCCCAACCTCATTCTCCGCCACTGATGGTGCAGCTTCCCGTTCGGCATCCCGCGGCGCGCTCAAGAGCACCACCTACGTGACCGTCAAGGTCAATGGCAAGTCTCGCGTGGTTCTCGGCGAAAAAGCCAGCATGACCACCGTCAAGGATGTGCTGGAAACCGGCGATATCGTCCTCGATCCGGAAGACAGCGTGACTCCGAGCCTGGATTCCAAGGTCAGCGAGTCCACAGTCATTTCCATCAACCGCGCCAACACCACGGTGGAGACCACCGACACCGAAATCGCCTTCAATGAAGTGCGCAAGGAGACCTCGAGCCTGCCCAAGGGCCAGGAGGAGGTCGAGACTGAAGGCGAGAAGGGCGTGCTGGAGACCACGTCTCTGGTAACCCGCTCCGGCGATCAGGTCGTTTCCTCCAATGTGTTCACCTCCTGGGTCAAGAAGGCTCCGGTCGATAAGGTGATTCTGGTGGGCACCGCCACCGTGTCTTCGCCCAGCGCCGCCAGCCTCGGCACCACCACGCCGGCCGGCGAGATTCAGTCCTGGGCGCATGACTACCTGATTTCCAACGGCTACTCCGAGGCCGACTTCACCGCCGCCAACTTCATCATCAGCCACGAATCCGGCTGGAGCCCCACCGCCACGAACCCGTCTTCAGGTGCTTATGGCCTGCCGCAGGCGCTGCCGGGCAGCAAGATGGCTTCCGCAGGTGCAGACTGGCAGACCAACTACCAGACCCAGTTCAAGTGGTTTGTGAATTATTGCAACGGCCGCTATGGCTCGATTTCCGGCGCGTACGCGTATTGGCAGAAGCACAAGAGCTACTAA
- a CDS encoding transposase — protein sequence MKGARWALLKNESDLNAAQRARLEYIANTNETLWTAYKLKERLGMILRQGRGCGRAPAAPVGRGRIPVRHRGILKTRREDRTAPLRHPIRPEILRIL from the coding sequence ATCAAGGGCGCCCGGTGGGCGCTGCTGAAGAACGAGTCGGACCTGAACGCCGCCCAACGCGCCCGGCTCGAGTACATCGCGAACACCAACGAGACCCTCTGGACCGCGTACAAGCTCAAGGAACGCCTCGGGATGATCCTCAGGCAGGGGCGCGGATGCGGCCGCGCCCCTGCTGCGCCAGTGGGCCGCGGACGCATCCCTGTGCGGCATCGCGGAATTCTCAAAACTCGGAGAGAAGATCGCACGGCGCCACTTCGACATCCGATAAGGCCCGAAATCTTGCGCATTTTGTGA
- a CDS encoding transposase, which yields MFFRTLTPGRRASIGVVTGNGARWIDGCVFRRRPQTERILDGFHIVARAADALDKVRTAPHGARPGGPARPAKASGTRSRAPGGRC from the coding sequence CTGTTCTTCCGGACGCTCACGCCCGGCCGGCGCGCCTCCATCGGGGTGGTCACCGGCAACGGGGCGCGATGGATCGACGGGTGCGTGTTCCGCCGGCGCCCGCAGACCGAACGCATCCTCGACGGCTTCCACATCGTCGCCCGGGCCGCCGACGCGCTCGACAAGGTCAGGACCGCTCCGCATGGCGCGAGACCAGGAGGTCCGGCACGGCCCGCAAAGGCGTCAGGGACCCGATCAAGGGCGCCCGGTGGGCGCTGCTGA
- a CDS encoding AAA family ATPase, which yields MYISHLQLRNFMCHHELDLDFGSGVNYLVGDNNSGKTTVLRALQYLHDGVTKGHDISEYRYHALGASNEEVDTVPVVVTADIVFERSEVPPQCLADDDPEYNSKADGHLLNDAVYDPLCPYVFFDNNTKQYLLRVRRSSATVTLHKHSKGKASTLGIKDIGVFDNRNKREDEYTNATGISAKIQRLFDPIFVWADDAPDAAADFAPTKIMGKLISEETAKFKESLLWKNFLDAHKKAFITGGDESYMGGDESDMQIDSQPSLQEKLNSIASEIGERMNEQYGGSNAVQFAFEQPDVSNFVKMGQVLIRETSNDSSNDQDINFGGDITPEAELQHKGTGMQRAFALAAIQIYAEQQRKHSVDKSGEDNDEDSEKELPIISSLVALDEPDMALHPYAQYTLAGSLHNNQHCQYFISTHSPYMLHGYSDKQDTLHVLYAESGNRKNLISPGKLQIVEGKDPSIPAITYFAFGIPTPEFHSELYGRITNVIEETCQEENISVASVGIEIEKEFTNIPKKKRFDSRKPQKKDCATRKENCNRYGGNVVEEPLPTYVRNCTDHPESIGKMTDEAKQHDEFKDLDNEFDLNELHRSIEYMLEYLEKHDPVMVKSGKRFMHHKPSSGPSWRVAALR from the coding sequence ATGTATATCTCACATCTCCAGCTTAGAAATTTCATGTGTCACCACGAGCTTGATCTTGATTTCGGTAGTGGGGTGAATTATCTAGTAGGCGACAATAATTCAGGGAAAACAACTGTTCTGAGAGCGCTGCAGTATTTACATGATGGTGTTACTAAAGGACATGATATTAGTGAATACCGGTATCATGCATTGGGCGCATCCAATGAAGAAGTTGACACAGTTCCAGTCGTTGTTACGGCTGATATCGTTTTCGAACGAAGCGAAGTGCCGCCGCAATGTCTTGCTGATGATGACCCTGAATATAACTCTAAGGCCGACGGACATTTACTTAACGACGCAGTCTATGATCCACTTTGTCCATATGTCTTTTTTGATAACAACACAAAACAGTATCTGCTTCGTGTCCGACGAAGCTCCGCTACCGTCACTTTACACAAACATTCGAAAGGCAAGGCAAGCACGCTTGGGATTAAAGACATCGGAGTCTTCGACAATCGAAACAAGCGAGAAGATGAGTATACCAATGCTACTGGTATCTCGGCGAAGATACAGCGTCTTTTTGACCCTATTTTTGTTTGGGCTGATGACGCTCCTGATGCAGCTGCAGATTTCGCTCCAACTAAAATCATGGGAAAGCTTATCTCAGAGGAAACGGCAAAGTTTAAGGAATCCTTACTTTGGAAAAATTTCCTTGACGCGCATAAAAAAGCATTCATCACTGGTGGTGATGAATCGTATATGGGTGGCGATGAATCGGATATGCAAATTGATTCTCAGCCTAGTTTACAGGAAAAGCTGAATTCAATTGCTTCCGAAATCGGCGAGAGGATGAACGAACAGTATGGTGGTAGCAATGCTGTCCAGTTCGCTTTTGAGCAGCCTGATGTCTCAAATTTTGTTAAGATGGGACAAGTACTTATTCGCGAAACATCCAACGACTCATCAAATGATCAAGATATTAATTTTGGAGGTGATATTACTCCAGAAGCCGAGCTTCAGCATAAAGGCACTGGTATGCAACGAGCGTTCGCCTTAGCCGCTATTCAGATATACGCCGAACAACAACGTAAACATTCTGTCGATAAATCAGGCGAAGACAATGATGAGGATTCTGAGAAAGAACTCCCGATTATCTCATCTCTCGTAGCATTGGATGAACCAGATATGGCACTGCATCCATACGCGCAATACACGCTTGCCGGTTCTCTCCACAATAATCAGCATTGTCAATATTTCATTTCAACACATTCTCCATATATGCTCCACGGTTACTCAGACAAACAAGATACCCTTCATGTGCTATATGCAGAGTCTGGGAATCGGAAGAATCTTATATCCCCTGGTAAACTTCAAATCGTTGAAGGTAAAGATCCGTCTATTCCAGCTATCACATATTTTGCTTTCGGGATCCCGACGCCAGAATTCCATAGTGAACTGTATGGGCGAATCACCAATGTTATTGAAGAAACTTGTCAAGAGGAGAATATCTCTGTTGCCAGTGTAGGGATAGAGATTGAAAAAGAATTTACTAATATTCCGAAAAAGAAGCGTTTTGACTCTCGCAAGCCTCAGAAAAAAGACTGTGCAACGAGAAAGGAGAACTGTAATCGATATGGTGGCAATGTCGTGGAAGAACCGTTACCGACATATGTGCGGAACTGTACAGATCATCCTGAGTCCATCGGAAAGATGACTGATGAAGCAAAACAGCATGATGAATTTAAGGATCTTGATAACGAGTTTGACCTGAATGAACTGCATCGTTCCATTGAATATATGCTGGAATATCTGGAGAAACATGATCCCGTCATGGTTAAATCGGGCAAACGTTTCATGCACCACAAGCCCTCGTCGGGCCCGTCATGGCGGGTGGCGGCCTTGCGGTAG
- a CDS encoding polysaccharide biosynthesis tyrosine autokinase, producing MTIADLLQIVRKHLASAIISFVVVFAAVAAVTFIMPPKYTATAEVFATYAGQSGETQTTNDMSSGANYLNTQIKTYPELVKTEAVLQPVIKDLGLDMTTTDLAGVVTATNPTNTFMVDISAEVDDPQQAADIANSVAKNLSDQISSDLYNNSSSSGSPIKLTVVQKAQTPTGQSSPNIPLYLAMGLILGIIVGIGVALLEDILNTKVDSTDDVRELTHASSLGTVPQATILDDSRPVVVAQPAGSEAEEFRRIRTNLSFLTTTATQGHGRLLVITSTDPSEGKTTVSSNVAVALAEEGKSVLLIDADLRHPSMAHKLGIEGHVGLSHVLSRQASPADVIQKYWKPNLHIMPAGKRPANASILLNSDLMKEMVEQALTQYDYVIIDTAPLSVASDATVFGRMAGGLVLVTGKGVVEKKELENTATALQAAEVPILGFIFNFADPKKIHSKNYYYYYYEDGNKRSSHKGAKSKGEKKARK from the coding sequence TTGACCATCGCTGATTTGCTGCAGATTGTTCGCAAGCATCTCGCGTCTGCGATCATCTCGTTTGTGGTGGTGTTTGCTGCGGTTGCAGCTGTCACGTTCATCATGCCGCCGAAGTACACGGCTACGGCTGAAGTGTTCGCCACGTATGCCGGTCAGTCCGGCGAGACGCAGACCACCAACGATATGAGCTCGGGTGCCAATTATTTGAACACCCAGATCAAGACGTATCCGGAACTGGTGAAGACCGAAGCCGTGCTCCAGCCCGTCATTAAGGATCTCGGCCTGGATATGACCACGACCGATCTTGCCGGCGTGGTGACCGCTACGAACCCCACGAACACATTCATGGTGGACATCTCGGCGGAAGTCGACGATCCGCAGCAAGCGGCCGACATCGCCAACAGCGTGGCGAAGAACCTCTCCGATCAGATTTCCTCTGACCTGTACAACAACTCCTCCTCCAGCGGCTCTCCCATCAAGCTCACGGTAGTGCAGAAGGCTCAGACTCCTACCGGGCAGAGTTCCCCGAACATTCCGCTGTATCTGGCTATGGGCCTGATTCTCGGCATCATCGTGGGTATTGGCGTTGCCCTGCTGGAGGACATCCTCAACACCAAGGTGGACTCCACCGATGATGTGCGTGAGCTGACCCACGCTTCTTCGCTGGGTACTGTGCCACAGGCCACGATTCTTGACGACAGCCGCCCGGTCGTAGTCGCTCAGCCGGCCGGTAGCGAGGCCGAGGAATTCCGTCGTATTCGTACGAACCTGTCGTTCCTTACCACCACTGCCACGCAGGGTCATGGCCGACTGCTGGTCATCACCTCTACCGATCCGTCCGAAGGTAAAACCACGGTTTCCTCCAACGTTGCCGTGGCTCTCGCCGAGGAAGGCAAGAGCGTGCTGCTTATCGACGCCGATCTGCGCCACCCGTCCATGGCCCACAAGCTCGGCATTGAAGGCCACGTGGGCCTGTCTCACGTGCTGTCTCGCCAGGCGTCCCCGGCCGATGTCATTCAGAAGTATTGGAAGCCGAACCTGCACATCATGCCTGCCGGCAAGCGCCCGGCTAACGCCAGCATCTTGCTGAACTCCGATCTCATGAAGGAAATGGTCGAGCAGGCCCTCACCCAGTACGATTACGTGATTATCGATACTGCTCCGCTGTCCGTGGCCAGCGACGCCACCGTGTTCGGGCGTATGGCTGGCGGTCTGGTGCTCGTGACTGGTAAGGGCGTAGTGGAGAAGAAGGAGCTGGAGAACACCGCTACGGCTCTGCAGGCCGCTGAAGTGCCGATTCTCGGCTTCATCTTCAACTTCGCTGATCCGAAGAAGATACACTCGAAGAACTATTACTACTACTATTACGAGGACGGCAACAAGCGCAGCTCTCATAAGGGTGCCAAGAGCAAGGGCGAGAAGAAAGCCCGCAAGTAA
- the trxA gene encoding thioredoxin: MATTAITSAEFEKTITDNEIVFVDFWATWCGPCRAFGPIFEAASNEPENANIAFVKVDIDANQDLAQAAGIQAVPTLMIAKQGEVIFQQAGALQASDLDDLIAQAKALDLAAAKAQQAAQEQQ; this comes from the coding sequence ATGGCCACCACCGCCATCACTTCAGCTGAGTTTGAGAAGACCATTACCGACAACGAAATCGTGTTCGTTGACTTCTGGGCCACTTGGTGCGGTCCGTGCCGAGCATTCGGCCCGATCTTCGAAGCTGCGTCCAACGAGCCGGAGAATGCGAACATCGCTTTCGTCAAGGTGGACATCGACGCCAATCAGGATCTGGCTCAGGCTGCCGGCATTCAAGCTGTGCCTACGCTGATGATTGCCAAGCAGGGCGAGGTCATCTTCCAGCAGGCCGGCGCGCTGCAGGCCTCCGATCTGGACGACCTCATCGCCCAGGCCAAGGCGCTGGATCTGGCCGCCGCCAAAGCACAGCAGGCAGCGCAGGAGCAGCAGTAA
- the nudC gene encoding NAD(+) diphosphatase: MTADIHFSPLALTRALPFLPLAQGDIDYQVDRRSEPDLIDTLLADPATKVVLTRGGLVAVPRGQGDLVDYENVKMRLATLPGAYVGEELRRYPEAVAMFLGSYGGVRGECVIAVDISRVPDTGEGAVPGAQPKGVLGVQDAGTVDGAMGLANANGNAAGKRAGESGGAAESAAPFGVPDSAGQGADDAFDESVSTLASHAAPKPTLLQQAVTRFDWVDLRGFAPHANAREAGQATSAVTLSIWHSRQRFCPTCGAPVLPSLAGWAQRCSNQADGNRILFPRVEPAVITAVVDGQDRLLLQHNAAWKDPNLYSVSAGFVEAGENLEHACRREAREETGIQLGEVRYLGSQPWPFPASLMMAFKAHAITTDVHVDGSETVTARWVTRDEYTAELIAGRMVAPGRATIARYMIEEWLGREL, encoded by the coding sequence ATGACTGCTGACATTCACTTTTCGCCGTTGGCGCTGACCCGTGCGCTGCCGTTCCTGCCGCTTGCCCAAGGCGATATCGACTATCAGGTGGATCGGCGTAGCGAGCCCGATCTGATTGACACCTTGCTCGCGGATCCGGCCACCAAAGTGGTGCTGACCCGTGGCGGGCTGGTTGCCGTGCCGCGCGGCCAGGGAGATCTGGTGGATTATGAGAACGTGAAAATGCGGCTCGCCACGCTGCCGGGCGCATACGTTGGCGAGGAGTTGCGCCGTTACCCTGAAGCGGTCGCCATGTTCCTCGGCTCGTACGGTGGTGTGCGCGGCGAATGCGTGATTGCGGTCGACATTTCCCGCGTACCGGACACCGGTGAAGGTGCTGTGCCCGGCGCACAGCCCAAAGGCGTACTGGGTGTTCAGGATGCCGGCACTGTCGATGGCGCGATGGGCTTGGCCAACGCCAACGGTAACGCCGCTGGCAAGCGTGCTGGCGAATCGGGCGGAGCCGCCGAATCCGCTGCTCCCTTTGGTGTGCCGGATTCAGCTGGGCAAGGTGCGGATGACGCATTTGACGAGTCGGTCAGCACCCTGGCATCCCACGCCGCGCCGAAGCCCACACTGCTGCAACAGGCCGTAACGCGGTTCGACTGGGTGGATCTGCGTGGATTTGCGCCACACGCCAACGCGCGGGAGGCCGGTCAGGCCACCAGCGCGGTCACCCTGAGCATCTGGCATAGCCGTCAGCGGTTCTGCCCCACATGCGGTGCCCCCGTGTTGCCGTCGCTCGCCGGATGGGCACAGCGTTGCTCCAACCAGGCTGACGGCAATCGTATTCTGTTCCCGCGCGTCGAGCCGGCGGTCATCACCGCCGTGGTGGACGGTCAGGACCGTCTGCTGTTGCAGCACAATGCGGCGTGGAAAGACCCGAATCTGTATTCGGTGTCTGCCGGATTCGTGGAAGCGGGGGAGAACCTTGAGCATGCGTGCCGGCGTGAGGCCCGCGAAGAAACCGGCATTCAGCTGGGCGAGGTGCGGTATCTGGGATCACAGCCGTGGCCATTCCCCGCCTCGTTGATGATGGCGTTCAAGGCACATGCGATTACCACGGATGTGCATGTGGACGGTTCGGAAACCGTGACCGCACGCTGGGTCACGCGCGACGAATACACCGCCGAGCTGATTGCCGGCCGAATGGTGGCACCAGGGCGCGCCACCATCGCACGGTACATGATTGAGGAGTGGCTTGGACGCGAGCTATAG
- a CDS encoding IS110 family transposase yields MTTIPDSANGLLVTAPESVRERYRGLRGGDRMNGLAECRPAGGLVERSAPAALKSTAKAWKALKRQSGPLEERMRAILQEHARPSPDMYCAGIVIAAALAIVAGDDPERIRSEAAFAKLCGACPLPASSGRTNRHRLNKGGNRQGDMALRRIAIVRLRYHQPTRDHAAGKTREGEGRLENIRCVKRFIAREACRVLIAIRNGGIGRRMPAERGAGLREPRVGHGITHSRSTRRHACRSAASGRSNEANGTCPNSSDGPSNGFTPSPVQNNTPKRLTMYRSIKTHGTPKFT; encoded by the coding sequence ATGACCACGATCCCCGACTCGGCCAACGGCCTGCTCGTCACCGCCCCGGAGTCCGTCAGGGAACGGTACCGGGGATTGAGGGGCGGGGACCGCATGAACGGGCTCGCCGAGTGCAGGCCCGCCGGCGGACTGGTCGAGCGGAGCGCGCCGGCCGCACTGAAATCCACCGCCAAGGCATGGAAGGCGCTTAAACGGCAGTCCGGCCCCCTGGAGGAACGCATGCGCGCGATCCTCCAGGAGCACGCGAGACCGTCGCCCGACATGTACTGCGCGGGCATCGTCATCGCCGCGGCCCTGGCCATCGTCGCCGGCGATGACCCCGAACGCATCCGGAGCGAGGCCGCGTTCGCCAAGCTCTGCGGCGCATGCCCGCTGCCCGCGTCCAGTGGCAGGACGAACAGGCACAGGCTCAATAAAGGCGGCAACCGGCAGGGCGACATGGCGTTGCGCCGCATCGCCATCGTCCGCTTGCGATACCACCAGCCCACCAGGGACCACGCCGCCGGGAAGACCCGTGAGGGTGAGGGCAGGCTCGAGAACATCCGCTGCGTCAAACGGTTCATCGCCCGTGAGGCGTGCCGGGTGCTCATCGCCATACGCAACGGTGGGATCGGGCGTAGGATGCCGGCCGAACGCGGCGCCGGACTGCGCGAACCGCGCGTGGGCCACGGTATCACCCACAGCAGGTCGACGAGGCGCCATGCGTGCCGTTCAGCCGCATCAGGAAGATCGAACGAGGCAAACGGGACCTGCCCGAACTCGAGCGACGGGCCATCCAATGGATTCACTCCATCACCAGTCCAAAACAACACACCCAAACGCTTGACAATGTATAGGAGCATCAAAACACACGGAACACCAAAGTTCACGTAG
- a CDS encoding alpha/beta fold hydrolase codes for MAIELANHIYRDGEGVPVVLMNAYPVDHRMWDVCAKALADFADLEDVPPFPIWAPDMAGSGESPVPSEADSGPRMANGAYSEALDRLADAYVDLIKAAGYEQAIWVGLSMGGYVAMDIQRRHPETVAGLALCDTMAASDGVGGEGRLTMANAAEQTNSVEPVMHFARPAEGDSTVKRTPEFIETMTAWIEEQNPAGLAWRQRMTYGRPDMSDVPATISVPTVVVSGEQDPSSNPSVLKPLAEKIADAEFVDIPDCGHFSAVEHPDTVARALLSLVKRVQQH; via the coding sequence ATGGCAATAGAACTGGCCAATCATATATATAGGGACGGCGAGGGCGTGCCAGTGGTGCTGATGAACGCCTACCCGGTGGACCACCGCATGTGGGACGTCTGTGCAAAGGCGCTCGCCGACTTTGCCGATCTGGAGGATGTGCCGCCGTTCCCGATTTGGGCGCCGGATATGGCGGGCTCGGGTGAATCCCCGGTTCCCAGCGAGGCCGATTCCGGGCCGCGTATGGCCAACGGCGCATATAGCGAGGCTTTGGATCGACTGGCCGATGCCTACGTTGATCTGATTAAGGCCGCTGGTTACGAACAGGCGATTTGGGTGGGCCTGTCCATGGGCGGCTATGTGGCGATGGATATTCAACGCCGCCACCCCGAAACCGTGGCCGGTCTGGCTTTGTGCGACACCATGGCCGCCTCTGACGGTGTGGGCGGCGAAGGCCGTCTGACCATGGCGAACGCTGCCGAGCAGACCAATTCCGTGGAGCCGGTCATGCATTTCGCACGCCCGGCCGAGGGCGATTCCACCGTGAAGCGTACGCCCGAATTCATCGAGACCATGACCGCTTGGATAGAGGAGCAGAATCCCGCCGGTCTGGCGTGGCGTCAGCGCATGACCTATGGCCGTCCCGATATGAGCGATGTGCCGGCCACCATCAGCGTGCCCACCGTGGTGGTATCCGGCGAGCAGGATCCATCCAGCAATCCGAGTGTGCTGAAGCCGTTGGCCGAGAAGATCGCCGACGCAGAATTCGTGGACATTCCCGACTGCGGTCACTTCAGCGCCGTCGAACACCCGGACACCGTGGCCCGTGCCCTGCTCTCGCTCGTCAAGCGCGTGCAACAACACTGA
- a CDS encoding NUDIX hydrolase family protein, whose amino-acid sequence MFINARDNETMPVMNDEVPDEGDYDAGHGRGEFDNITPEDFIHGGGSGHGNPPGWLGPADINRARHQMPIAYVEIVPVRTDEMGRIAQVGSLLRVSEDGSIERTLITGRVLYHETLREAIARNVAKDLGDIALPLLPTSLQPFTVAEFFPTPGLGEYYDPRQHAIALCYVVPIAGDCKPQDETLDVEWVDLKSGMMDTFVAQMVNGHGHIVRQALAWAGI is encoded by the coding sequence ATGTTCATCAATGCGCGCGATAATGAGACCATGCCAGTCATGAATGATGAAGTGCCCGATGAGGGCGATTACGATGCCGGGCATGGCCGCGGCGAATTCGACAACATCACGCCCGAGGACTTCATTCACGGGGGCGGTTCGGGCCATGGCAATCCTCCGGGGTGGCTTGGCCCGGCCGATATCAACCGGGCCCGCCACCAAATGCCCATCGCATACGTGGAGATAGTGCCGGTGCGTACCGATGAAATGGGGCGCATTGCCCAGGTCGGCTCGTTGCTGCGCGTTTCCGAAGACGGGTCCATTGAGCGCACGCTGATCACCGGCCGTGTGCTGTATCACGAGACGTTGCGCGAGGCGATTGCCCGTAATGTGGCCAAGGATTTGGGAGATATCGCGCTGCCGTTGCTGCCCACCTCACTGCAGCCGTTCACCGTGGCTGAATTCTTCCCCACGCCGGGGCTGGGCGAATACTATGATCCGCGCCAGCATGCGATCGCATTGTGTTACGTGGTGCCCATTGCCGGCGACTGCAAGCCGCAGGACGAGACCCTGGACGTGGAATGGGTGGACCTGAAGAGCGGCATGATGGATACTTTCGTGGCGCAGATGGTCAACGGGCATGGCCACATCGTGCGGCAGGCGCTGGCTTGGGCCGGAATCTGA